A window of Paenibacillus polygoni contains these coding sequences:
- a CDS encoding phage tail protein, protein MDPYVGEIRLFAGTYAPVDWALCDGQILQIQENTLLFSVIGNQFGGDGKTTFQLPDLRGRAPMHSGQGIGLSPRAFGKADGEALVTLLETEMPSHSHTPQTQPAGSALSPDGAVWTSTSKIGKKAAPKYYSNTPSVPMNPLAIGITGGSQPHNNMQPYTELNFIIALQGVFPEKTS, encoded by the coding sequence ATGGACCCGTATGTAGGAGAAATCCGTTTATTTGCAGGCACATATGCACCAGTGGACTGGGCGTTATGTGATGGACAGATTCTGCAAATTCAAGAGAATACATTATTGTTTAGTGTGATTGGAAACCAATTTGGAGGAGATGGAAAGACAACCTTTCAGCTTCCCGATCTTCGCGGAAGAGCGCCTATGCATTCGGGACAAGGCATCGGTTTATCCCCTCGAGCATTTGGAAAAGCAGACGGAGAAGCTCTGGTTACGCTGCTAGAAACGGAAATGCCAAGTCACAGCCATACTCCGCAAACTCAGCCCGCGGGCAGTGCATTAAGCCCTGATGGAGCAGTATGGACTTCAACTTCAAAAATTGGGAAGAAAGCCGCGCCAAAGTATTATTCCAATACGCCTTCCGTACCTATGAATCCGCTCGCGATTGGTATTACAGGTGGATCGCAGCCGCACAATAATATGCAGCCTTATACAGAGCTTAATTTTATTATAGCCTTGCAAGGTGTTTTTCCTGAAAAAACATCCTAA
- a CDS encoding Ig-like domain-containing protein: protein MYKLSSKSKALGQIFLVFVLISGTLFSGPLTANAETRNTDIITTQFSGTLDTNSTFVRPEMPGDVYFDEHGQEANPLLVDSTWYFQEGNNSLECGNENYTVCGIWFDNQDFTGIEYPFKVTVRKHEEIPYQRNYFYRTISPTVDGDYNFVVTPPGAENNEDALDDTVLYLYKDSFDDEHPLNNLIVGNDDISVDNEILLSRINKIHLKAGVTYYMVMTGFEEGNTGSVSFEVTGPGGVSVTNPDVPAVISVTVTPSSAEVIQGESKQLTATVDVVGEAEQTVAWSSSDASKVAVNDKGIVTVASGADPGDYTITATSTVDPNKSSTSTITVTPAPAVKSVTVTPSNANVVQGGSQQLTANVGVVGGAAETVTWVSNDASKKVTVDQTGNVTVALDAEQREYTITATSTEDLSKSSTSTIKVTRAPVESAVTSVEVSPSSANVVQGRSQQLSTAVEVVGGAAKTVSWSSSDATGKVTVDENGNVGVASDADPREYTITATSTVDPSKLSTSKITVIPAPAVIGVTVTPSSVNVTQGESKQLTADVDVVGGAAKTVSWSSSDATGKVTVDENGNVGVASDADPREYTITATSTVDPSKLSTSKITVVPAPAVIGITVTPSSVNVTQGESKQLTADVDVVGGADQTVIWSSSDDTGKVIVDETGKVTVAMDAKLGEYTITATSKENNSKHASSVITVTEALTYNTAEISDQTMAPLTEGYSTETQETKSITVSNTGTGNLTNLRAELTAGNVGAFEMTPVVGEIDSGEEDTFTVRAKDGLATGTYRATVSLTADHMSAVSFQVFQVVEPQSVTTNPLPPVAPEPTKPEPTTPETTTPEPSIPEPTTPEPTTPEPSIPEPTKPDPTKPDPTKPEPTTPEPATPEPTIPTPIIAVPSVPATPAQPEDHAVEVLVNGKVEKAGTLVNSTVNNHTVSAVVVDPVKLNQKLTAEGDHAIVTIPVTSGADIVIGELNGQMVKNMEQKQAVVKIQTNNATYTLPAQQINIDAISNQIGQQIALSDIKIQIQISVPRSGMGEVVQHAAADGGFSIVTPLLDFSIQGSYGNTKVDITQFDAYVERTVTLPEGIDPNKITTGIVVEPDGSVRHVPTKVVEKNGIYSAVINSLTNSTYSVVWHPLEFKDVANHWAKAAVNDMGSRMIVEGTGEGLYSPNQEITRAEFAAIIVRALGLKAENSSSSFTDVSAPSWYAGSIQTAYNYKLINGFKDGTFRPIDKITREQAMVILSKAMTLTGLKENLSQENTSEILSLFADSTKVSTWAKEHTAAALHAGIINGKNMKMLAPKDDVTRAEIAVIMQRLLQKSGLI, encoded by the coding sequence ATGTACAAACTTTCTTCTAAAAGTAAGGCCCTCGGGCAAATTTTTCTTGTTTTCGTTTTAATTAGTGGGACATTGTTCTCTGGGCCGCTTACAGCTAATGCTGAAACTAGAAATACTGATATTATAACTACCCAGTTTAGTGGAACCTTGGATACGAACTCTACTTTTGTAAGACCTGAGATGCCAGGTGATGTTTATTTCGATGAGCATGGTCAAGAAGCTAACCCACTTTTGGTGGATTCGACATGGTATTTTCAAGAAGGAAATAACAGCTTGGAATGTGGAAATGAAAATTATACTGTTTGTGGAATATGGTTTGATAATCAGGACTTCACAGGTATAGAATATCCTTTTAAAGTGACGGTGAGAAAGCACGAAGAAATACCATACCAACGAAATTATTTTTATAGAACTATTTCTCCAACTGTTGATGGGGATTACAACTTTGTAGTAACGCCCCCAGGCGCAGAAAATAATGAAGATGCTCTAGATGATACGGTTCTATATCTGTATAAAGATAGCTTTGACGACGAACATCCACTTAATAACTTAATAGTAGGGAATGATGATATTTCAGTAGATAATGAAATTTTGTTGTCACGAATCAACAAAATTCATCTTAAGGCCGGTGTGACCTATTATATGGTTATGACAGGGTTTGAGGAAGGTAATACAGGTAGCGTTTCCTTTGAGGTTACTGGTCCCGGAGGTGTTAGTGTTACTAACCCTGATGTTCCAGCAGTTATTAGCGTTACCGTAACTCCAAGCAGTGCAGAAGTAATACAGGGAGAAAGTAAGCAGCTCACAGCTACTGTAGATGTGGTGGGTGAAGCAGAACAGACAGTGGCCTGGAGCAGCAGTGATGCCTCGAAGGTTGCAGTAAATGATAAGGGAATTGTAACGGTAGCTTCGGGTGCTGATCCGGGGGATTACACAATAACGGCGACTTCAACGGTAGATCCCAACAAAAGTAGCACGTCAACGATAACAGTCACTCCGGCACCTGCAGTTAAAAGTGTAACCGTAACTCCAAGTAATGCGAATGTAGTACAGGGAGGAAGTCAACAGTTGACAGCCAACGTAGGAGTTGTGGGCGGAGCAGCAGAGACGGTGACTTGGGTCAGCAATGATGCCTCTAAAAAGGTTACAGTAGACCAAACCGGAAACGTAACCGTAGCACTGGATGCAGAGCAAAGGGAATATACGATAACGGCAACTTCTACGGAAGATTTAAGTAAATCGAGCACGTCTACGATTAAGGTAACCCGAGCACCTGTTGAATCAGCAGTTACTAGCGTTGAAGTAAGCCCAAGCAGTGCGAATGTAGTTCAGGGGCGAAGTCAACAGCTCTCGACTGCTGTAGAAGTGGTAGGCGGAGCAGCCAAAACAGTGAGTTGGAGTAGCAGCGATGCTACTGGAAAAGTCACGGTAGATGAGAACGGAAACGTGGGGGTAGCTTCAGACGCGGATCCGAGGGAATACACGATAACGGCGACTTCAACAGTAGATCCTAGCAAATTGAGTACATCTAAAATTACAGTCATTCCAGCACCAGCGGTTATCGGTGTAACCGTAACTCCAAGCAGTGTGAATGTAACGCAGGGAGAAAGTAAGCAGCTGACTGCTGACGTCGATGTGGTAGGCGGAGCAGCCAAAACAGTGAGTTGGAGTAGCAGCGATGCTACTGGAAAAGTCACGGTAGATGAGAACGGAAACGTGGGGGTAGCTTCGGACGCAGATCCGAGGGAATACACGATAACGGCGACTTCAACAGTAGATCCTAGCAAATTGAGTACATCTAAAATTACAGTCGTTCCAGCACCAGCGGTTATCGGTATAACCGTAACTCCAAGCAGTGTGAACGTAACGCAGGGAGAAAGTAAGCAGCTGACTGCTGACGTCGATGTGGTAGGCGGAGCAGACCAGACGGTGATCTGGAGTAGCAGCGATGATACTGGAAAAGTCATAGTAGACGAAACTGGAAAAGTGACGGTAGCTATGGATGCTAAGCTAGGGGAATACACAATAACGGCGACTTCTAAAGAGAATAATAGCAAACACGCTTCGTCGGTCATAACAGTAACGGAAGCACTGACATATAACACAGCAGAAATTTCCGATCAAACGATGGCTCCTCTGACCGAAGGATACAGTACTGAGACACAGGAAACAAAGTCCATTACCGTATCAAATACAGGAACGGGAAATTTAACTAACTTAAGAGCCGAATTGACCGCAGGGAATGTTGGCGCATTTGAGATGACTCCAGTCGTTGGGGAAATAGATAGTGGAGAAGAGGACACTTTTACTGTAAGAGCGAAAGATGGTTTAGCAACTGGAACCTATAGGGCAACTGTTAGCTTAACTGCGGATCACATGTCTGCCGTTTCATTTCAGGTTTTCCAAGTCGTAGAACCCCAAAGTGTTACTACCAATCCTTTACCACCAGTAGCGCCGGAACCGACAAAGCCGGAGCCGACAACACCGGAGACGACAACACCAGAACCATCAATACCGGAGCCGACAACACCGGAGCCGACAACACCAGAACCATCAATACCGGAACCAACAAAGCCGGATCCAACAAAGCCGGATCCAACAAAGCCGGAGCCGACAACGCCGGAGCCAGCAACACCGGAACCAACAATACCAACGCCAATAATTGCAGTTCCATCAGTACCTGCGACTCCAGCGCAACCTGAGGATCATGCAGTTGAAGTCCTGGTGAATGGGAAGGTTGAAAAGGCGGGGACATTGGTGAATTCAACGGTGAATAATCATACTGTCTCGGCGGTTGTGGTTGATCCGGTTAAGCTTAATCAAAAATTGACTGCTGAAGGCGATCATGCCATCGTAACCATTCCTGTTACTAGCGGTGCTGACATCGTAATTGGGGAATTGAATGGTCAAATGGTCAAAAATATGGAGCAGAAGCAAGCAGTAGTAAAAATTCAAACGAACAACGCTACTTATACTTTACCTGCACAGCAAATAAATATTGACGCCATTTCTAATCAAATTGGACAGCAAATTGCGCTCTCAGATATCAAGATTCAAATTCAAATCTCGGTGCCAAGATCGGGAATGGGAGAGGTTGTTCAACATGCAGCGGCTGATGGAGGCTTTAGTATTGTCACTCCGCTGCTTGATTTTTCCATTCAAGGTTCTTACGGGAACACGAAAGTCGATATTACCCAGTTTGATGCTTATGTAGAACGAACCGTAACTTTGCCTGAAGGGATTGATCCTAACAAGATCACAACGGGTATTGTCGTTGAACCAGACGGTAGTGTTCGGCATGTACCAACTAAAGTGGTGGAGAAGAATGGAATTTATTCTGCGGTTATTAACAGCTTGACCAATAGCACTTATTCGGTAGTATGGCATCCACTTGAGTTCAAGGATGTTGCTAATCACTGGGCCAAAGCTGCGGTTAACGATATGGGGTCCAGAATGATTGTAGAGGGCACCGGGGAAGGGTTATACAGTCCTAATCAGGAAATTACTCGTGCAGAATTCGCCGCGATTATTGTTCGGGCTTTGGGACTGAAAGCGGAGAACAGTTCATCATCTTTCACAGATGTTAGTGCACCATCTTGGTATGCAGGTTCCATTCAAACCGCTTATAATTATAAGTTGATCAACGGCTTTAAGGATGGTACATTCCGCCCAATAGATAAGATTACTCGTGAACAAGCGATGGTTATTCTGTCTAAAGCTATGACCCTTACGGGCCTAAAAGAGAATTTATCTCAGGAAAATACCAGTGAGATTCTAAGTTTGTTTGCTGATTCTACCAAGGTTTCTACCTGGGCAAAAGAACATACGGCAGCGGCCTTACACGCTGGAATTATTAACGGTAAAAATATGAAAATGCTTGCTCCAAAGGATGATGTAACCCGAGCTGAAATAGCCGTTATCATGCAAAGACTTTTGCAAAAGTCGGGGTTAATCTAA
- a CDS encoding GNAT family N-acetyltransferase produces the protein MQLFTRLASLEERPFLFQVYADTRKSEVNSWGWSEDQVKMFLQMQFDAQTRAYSSHPVPLKEEMIFYKDEPIGRILTRELGEVLVIVDIALLSEFHNRGFGTELITCYQQYAMEKGISIELHVLSANPVCKLYKRLGFVLTGEHPLYLTMKWTP, from the coding sequence ATGCAATTGTTTACCCGCTTGGCAAGCCTAGAAGAAAGGCCGTTTCTTTTTCAAGTGTATGCAGATACTCGAAAGTCTGAGGTAAATTCATGGGGATGGAGTGAGGATCAAGTTAAAATGTTTCTGCAAATGCAGTTCGATGCTCAGACACGTGCTTATTCCTCTCATCCCGTCCCGCTGAAAGAAGAAATGATCTTTTATAAAGACGAACCGATCGGCCGGATATTAACCCGGGAGTTGGGTGAGGTCCTAGTGATCGTTGATATTGCCCTTCTTAGCGAATTTCACAACCGGGGATTCGGAACAGAGCTGATTACCTGTTATCAGCAGTATGCGATGGAAAAGGGAATCTCGATCGAACTTCATGTCCTGAGTGCTAATCCTGTGTGCAAGTTGTATAAAAGATTAGGCTTTGTATTAACGGGTGAACATCCGCTTTATTTGACAATGAAGTGGACCCCTTGA
- a CDS encoding MGH1-like glycoside hydrolase domain-containing protein, which translates to MIEVMLNRLRQISVQDRVFAEKTEDQKLLVSWNVSGVKFATSAGHLEDTYYSALQKLLACIKPMGGDKLILQEGGNYLGCWLESTGTINAELLSRFIPAVSERTYLAFAAEQRQDGLLPYKLTEKGPSFRQIQLVTPLARSVWNHDQLHGKNKSFLQTMYKAMSRYDEWITKYRNTRGTGCVEAFSTFDTGHDLSPRFWHVPDTPYKNDAASYHPDSPILPLLAPDLTANIYCQRKYLSLMAEELGESGAGWKAKAETSLECLFQYCYDEEEMFFYDRDRNDELVKVQSDVLLRVMACEVGNRELFDKILRRYLLNTSKFFAKYPFTSLAMDDPRFDPFSTYNTWGGSSNFLSLIRAPHAFEYHHRYVELTWVQYPILSALSRAKRFGQTLSPWTGEEGFTESYSPSILCLLDYVERLCGIMPVGSDELWFTGLLPVDMDHGEEVAGETAYSRTVNGLNYELVNTQEHVTIYQGGVLYIQAPSGIRLITDRSGHLKGVIGMSVRTVKGEIFYQGKSIPLRIKGNEMQCYSDGKLKTERDIGIIYPTYR; encoded by the coding sequence ATGATCGAAGTTATGCTAAATCGATTGCGGCAGATTTCAGTTCAGGATCGAGTATTTGCGGAGAAAACAGAAGACCAGAAGTTGTTAGTGTCATGGAACGTGTCCGGTGTGAAATTTGCGACATCGGCAGGACATCTGGAGGACACCTATTATTCAGCACTGCAGAAACTACTCGCTTGTATCAAACCTATGGGAGGAGACAAACTCATTTTGCAGGAAGGAGGCAACTATCTTGGGTGCTGGCTGGAGAGCACAGGAACGATTAACGCTGAGCTGTTGTCACGCTTTATTCCAGCAGTATCAGAAAGGACCTATCTTGCTTTTGCTGCTGAACAAAGACAAGATGGACTCCTCCCCTATAAGCTAACAGAAAAAGGGCCCTCCTTCCGCCAAATTCAGCTGGTGACACCCCTGGCTAGAAGTGTATGGAACCATGATCAGCTGCACGGCAAGAACAAAAGCTTTCTACAGACAATGTATAAAGCTATGTCTCGCTACGATGAATGGATTACAAAATACCGCAATACCCGAGGAACCGGGTGTGTGGAGGCGTTTAGTACTTTTGACACCGGGCATGACCTCTCACCTCGCTTCTGGCACGTGCCCGATACTCCTTATAAGAATGATGCTGCAAGTTATCATCCCGATTCACCGATCCTTCCCTTACTCGCACCGGATTTAACCGCGAATATATATTGCCAGCGAAAGTATTTATCCCTAATGGCCGAGGAACTTGGTGAATCAGGAGCAGGCTGGAAAGCAAAAGCGGAGACTAGCCTCGAATGTCTATTCCAATACTGTTATGACGAAGAGGAGATGTTCTTCTATGACCGGGATCGAAATGATGAACTTGTAAAAGTCCAGTCCGATGTGCTGCTTCGAGTTATGGCGTGTGAGGTGGGGAATCGTGAACTATTCGATAAAATACTGCGGAGATATTTGCTGAATACAAGCAAGTTTTTCGCTAAATACCCGTTTACCTCCCTGGCGATGGATGATCCGCGTTTTGACCCATTTTCTACATACAACACTTGGGGTGGTTCTTCTAATTTCCTGAGCCTAATTCGTGCCCCTCATGCCTTTGAGTATCATCACCGTTATGTTGAATTGACATGGGTGCAGTACCCGATCCTATCGGCACTTTCGAGAGCAAAGCGATTTGGGCAAACCTTAAGTCCATGGACAGGAGAAGAAGGTTTTACTGAATCATATTCTCCTTCTATCCTCTGTCTTCTAGATTATGTAGAACGTCTATGCGGTATTATGCCCGTAGGTTCTGATGAACTCTGGTTTACCGGTCTTCTTCCGGTCGATATGGACCATGGCGAGGAAGTTGCAGGAGAAACGGCATATAGCAGGACTGTAAATGGGCTGAATTATGAATTAGTGAACACACAAGAGCATGTAACAATTTATCAAGGCGGCGTCCTTTATATTCAAGCACCATCAGGAATTCGCCTAATTACCGATCGCAGTGGACACCTAAAAGGGGTCATTGGTATGAGCGTTCGTACGGTAAAGGGGGAGATTTTTTATCAAGGGAAATCGATTCCTCTGCGAATTAAAGGAAATGAAATGCAGTGCTACAGCGATGGGAAGTTAAAAACAGAGAGGGATATCGGAATCATCTATCCGACGTACCGCTAA
- a CDS encoding alpha/beta hydrolase family protein: MRNHGGASLPNRGETERWNPGHYFAQHSQNIQPESAFTSEKEWGPWRKTLTERLIPLLGKFPEYPASLAPVLLERTERPDHIRERIEITTYEGLRMPMYILFPLECRPESRPVVLALHGHGYGSREIVGLEADSAERTGLPGLHKDFALEWVRRGFIVIAPELLGFGDRRLTEDLTDDPKKSSCQRLALALLMAGETLAGYRVYEMMRALDYIELREEADTNRIGCMGISGGGMIASLVSALDERIGAAVISGYANTFEDSILSRNHCLDNYIPGILREARMADLIGLIAPRPLLIEAGSEDQVFPLAGAKRAYTILEQIYETAGVKEKLAADFFTGGHEISGHIAYDWMVEQFGMENENGV; encoded by the coding sequence ATGCGGAATCATGGAGGAGCGTCATTACCTAATAGAGGGGAAACTGAAAGGTGGAATCCAGGTCATTATTTTGCTCAGCATAGTCAGAATATACAGCCGGAGAGCGCATTTACATCAGAAAAAGAGTGGGGACCATGGAGAAAAACACTTACAGAACGATTAATACCGCTTCTGGGTAAATTCCCGGAGTACCCCGCATCTCTAGCTCCTGTGTTGTTGGAACGAACGGAACGTCCAGACCATATCCGCGAACGGATAGAGATTACTACCTATGAAGGGCTCCGCATGCCCATGTATATTCTGTTCCCCCTTGAGTGTAGGCCCGAATCTCGGCCCGTAGTGCTCGCTTTACATGGACATGGATATGGAAGTCGTGAGATTGTTGGGCTGGAAGCAGATAGTGCGGAGCGAACGGGATTACCCGGATTACACAAGGACTTTGCGCTCGAATGGGTTAGACGTGGATTTATTGTTATTGCTCCTGAGCTGCTTGGCTTTGGAGACCGGAGGCTCACAGAAGACCTCACAGATGATCCGAAAAAAAGTTCCTGTCAGCGTCTTGCCTTGGCTCTGCTGATGGCAGGAGAGACACTTGCTGGTTATCGCGTCTATGAAATGATGCGTGCGCTCGATTACATAGAGCTCAGAGAAGAGGCAGATACGAATCGTATAGGATGTATGGGGATCTCCGGTGGGGGCATGATTGCTTCTTTGGTATCAGCGCTCGATGAACGTATTGGCGCAGCTGTCATTAGTGGATATGCCAATACGTTTGAAGACAGCATTTTATCAAGAAATCATTGTCTCGATAATTACATTCCAGGAATCTTACGAGAGGCAAGGATGGCGGACCTGATCGGTTTAATTGCTCCTAGACCACTGCTAATCGAAGCAGGGAGCGAGGATCAGGTATTTCCTTTAGCGGGGGCTAAACGGGCATACACCATTCTCGAACAAATTTATGAAACAGCCGGGGTAAAGGAGAAGCTCGCAGCCGACTTTTTTACTGGCGGTCATGAAATCAGCGGTCACATTGCCTACGACTGGATGGTAGAACAGTTTGGAATGGAGAACGAGAACGGAGTTTGA
- a CDS encoding ABC transporter substrate-binding protein: protein MSIKMKPFFSVMILVFMLVVSACSGGSTSSGGDSGKGTEGQKPESETVEPKPEENNDPVTLKLYIGTGISDEELSSIIVDPVKAKYPNITIEPVIPDEGKRIEELIAANDVPDIIYTWNGDLGKYANLDLFEDITPLAEKQGIDLNAFQPSTLDTIRQFSSNNELYALPFNMSFNITFFNKDIFDKFGVDYPTNDMTWDQMIELSKSLTRNENGIQYRGLDSDNLGRMTSQLAASHIDGKTEEASVDNDKWKRIYETAKKVWSIPGNEPPKMMTFDAPTNFATEKNIAILPSASYVLGRLADVDFNWGVVSYPVYTDLPDNHGYTEAGILGLTKTSKHKEQVVQALSVITSKENQQKMVRNQARLSPLNDPELNKQFGADLEHLKDKNIGEMIYDPLQAPYFSSYENDARGVVWDAFKEYYAGKDINTTLREANEKVNALLAEKKAK from the coding sequence ATGAGTATAAAAATGAAGCCGTTCTTTTCGGTTATGATTCTGGTATTCATGCTCGTTGTGTCCGCATGTTCTGGGGGGAGTACGAGTTCCGGCGGCGATTCTGGGAAGGGAACAGAGGGACAAAAACCCGAAAGTGAGACGGTGGAACCGAAACCAGAAGAGAATAATGATCCTGTTACGCTGAAGCTCTACATTGGCACAGGAATCAGCGATGAGGAACTTAGCTCGATCATTGTAGATCCGGTCAAGGCAAAATATCCGAATATTACAATTGAGCCCGTTATACCCGACGAAGGAAAAAGGATTGAGGAATTGATTGCAGCAAATGATGTACCAGATATTATTTATACCTGGAACGGAGATCTTGGAAAGTATGCGAACCTGGACTTATTTGAAGATATTACTCCATTAGCAGAGAAACAAGGTATTGATCTGAATGCTTTTCAGCCATCAACCTTAGATACCATTCGTCAATTTTCATCTAACAACGAATTGTATGCGCTACCATTTAATATGAGTTTCAATATTACATTTTTTAATAAAGATATTTTTGATAAGTTTGGCGTGGATTATCCGACGAATGACATGACATGGGATCAAATGATCGAACTCTCTAAAAGCTTGACCCGAAACGAGAATGGTATCCAATATCGTGGGCTTGACTCCGATAACTTGGGCCGAATGACCAGTCAGCTGGCAGCTTCGCATATTGATGGAAAAACAGAAGAGGCATCCGTTGATAATGACAAATGGAAGCGTATTTATGAGACAGCTAAAAAAGTTTGGTCTATTCCGGGTAATGAACCCCCTAAAATGATGACATTTGACGCCCCTACTAACTTTGCGACTGAGAAAAATATAGCTATCCTTCCTTCCGCTTCTTACGTATTAGGTAGATTGGCTGATGTAGATTTTAATTGGGGCGTGGTCTCCTACCCGGTGTATACCGATCTTCCAGATAATCATGGATATACAGAAGCCGGTATTCTTGGATTGACTAAAACAAGCAAGCATAAGGAGCAAGTTGTTCAGGCACTTTCTGTTATTACATCCAAAGAAAATCAGCAGAAGATGGTACGTAACCAGGCGCGGCTTAGCCCGCTAAACGATCCGGAACTAAATAAACAGTTCGGAGCTGATCTTGAGCATCTAAAAGATAAAAATATCGGTGAGATGATTTATGATCCGCTTCAAGCTCCTTATTTCTCCAGCTATGAGAATGATGCCCGCGGCGTTGTGTGGGATGCATTTAAAGAATATTACGCAGGAAAAGACATCAACACGACACTGCGTGAAGCGAATGAAAAAGTAAATGCACTGCTGGCTGAGAAAAAGGCTAAGTAA
- a CDS encoding ABC transporter ATP-binding protein, with protein MAQIHFQQVSKRYGKDKEVVVDQFNLEICDKEFIVFVGPSGCGKSTTLRMIAGLEDISDGEVYIDDVLVNDLPPKDRDIAMVFQNYALYPNMSVYENIAFGLRLRKLPKHEIDQAVKRAARVLEIEPFLERKPKELSGGQRQRVALGRAIVRNPKVFLMDEPLSNLDAKLRVQMRSEIIRLVKKLEVTTIYVTHDQTEAMTMGDRIVVMKDGVIQQVDKPEEIYNKPVNTFVASFVGSPPINFIEGKLQEAEDGHLFFRTRRFDLDIPGDQAKALRERGMLNKTVTLGIRPENVGVGPLMDDTSPSSQIPGSIQLTELMGADRYIYLDIGFKSWLIARVNPRNQFARDEQLHVTVDMSKALYFHKDTGDRLID; from the coding sequence ATGGCTCAAATTCATTTTCAACAGGTAAGCAAAAGGTACGGAAAAGATAAAGAGGTGGTTGTTGACCAATTCAATTTGGAAATCTGTGATAAAGAATTCATTGTATTTGTTGGTCCTTCCGGCTGCGGTAAATCAACGACGCTGCGAATGATTGCAGGGCTTGAGGATATTTCAGATGGTGAGGTTTACATTGATGATGTACTAGTCAATGACCTGCCTCCAAAGGATCGGGATATCGCAATGGTATTCCAGAATTATGCCTTGTATCCGAACATGTCTGTTTATGAAAATATTGCATTTGGACTCCGGCTACGAAAGCTCCCTAAACATGAAATTGACCAAGCGGTAAAAAGAGCGGCAAGAGTTCTTGAAATCGAACCTTTTCTTGAACGCAAGCCCAAAGAGCTTTCCGGCGGACAGCGACAGCGGGTTGCACTTGGAAGAGCCATTGTTCGTAATCCTAAAGTTTTTCTTATGGATGAACCGCTTTCCAATCTGGACGCAAAGCTTCGGGTCCAGATGCGATCAGAGATTATTCGACTTGTGAAAAAACTGGAGGTCACGACAATTTACGTAACTCATGACCAGACAGAAGCAATGACAATGGGAGACCGGATTGTGGTCATGAAAGATGGAGTCATTCAGCAGGTGGATAAGCCGGAAGAAATTTATAACAAACCGGTAAATACCTTTGTTGCCAGTTTTGTCGGTTCGCCTCCTATTAATTTTATTGAAGGAAAGCTGCAGGAAGCAGAAGACGGCCATCTCTTCTTTCGTACTCGGCGGTTTGATCTCGATATTCCGGGGGATCAGGCGAAGGCACTTAGGGAGCGTGGAATGCTGAATAAGACGGTGACACTCGGGATCCGCCCGGAAAATGTGGGTGTGGGGCCGTTGATGGATGACACCTCCCCGAGCAGTCAGATTCCAGGTTCCATTCAACTGACTGAACTTATGGGAGCGGACCGATATATATACCTAGATATCGGTTTTAAATCATGGCTCATTGCCAGAGTGAATCCGCGAAATCAATTTGCGAGGGATGAACAGCTTCATGTCACGGTGGATATGAGCAAGGCGCTTTATTTTCATAAGGATACCGGTGACCGGCTCATCGATTAA